Proteins encoded by one window of Tunturibacter psychrotolerans:
- a CDS encoding excinuclease ABC subunit C, translating to MATSFHFDHVLDFTPGQADEILRTIPAKPGVFALCGARKEDAPYLTQTADLRRRTRRLLDPPVSQSKRLNLREKVVRIEYCVTGSAFESSLVLYQATAAQFGYTEARRRLKLHTPYFLRLTVENAFPRVYSTNKLSKRGLAQMYGPFPSRLAAERYCDAVLDLFKLRRCYEDLAPYPGHPGCVYGEMKKCIEPCKQACTSEEYAAESAAVKKFFDSRGESMIISIGLEREEASSAMQFEKAAALHAQWQKVKAAQALADWIVRPIPKLKAIIVQTAGDQQQDAEQEHKEEAALFLLDGGCIVGPERLSTLGVRAVREQTSVGSSLFAQPLMLQAVPLEGESTASNSPEHRAEHILSLLEKRTHSSSDLALLSDHLSLLRRWYYRPEKQRNGEIFFPNDDGAWPIRKILRGAARMVLGEPKPMAETQRDATKEAAKDIKTKILHEGRPDVERTVPVVPRKP from the coding sequence GTGGCAACGAGCTTCCATTTCGATCACGTTTTAGATTTCACCCCGGGCCAGGCAGACGAGATTCTTCGCACCATCCCCGCAAAGCCCGGCGTCTTCGCTCTCTGCGGCGCACGCAAGGAAGACGCGCCCTACCTGACACAGACCGCAGACCTCCGCCGTCGCACGCGGCGTCTGCTCGATCCCCCGGTGTCGCAATCCAAGCGCCTCAACCTCCGCGAAAAAGTCGTTCGCATCGAGTATTGCGTCACCGGCTCTGCGTTCGAATCTTCGCTCGTTCTCTATCAGGCAACAGCCGCTCAGTTCGGATACACCGAAGCCCGTCGTCGACTCAAACTCCACACACCATACTTCCTCCGCTTGACGGTAGAGAACGCGTTCCCCCGCGTCTACTCCACGAACAAGCTCTCCAAGCGGGGCCTCGCGCAAATGTACGGCCCCTTCCCTTCGCGACTCGCAGCCGAACGCTACTGCGACGCAGTCCTCGACCTCTTCAAACTCCGTCGCTGCTACGAAGACCTCGCACCCTATCCCGGCCATCCCGGCTGCGTCTACGGCGAGATGAAGAAGTGCATCGAGCCCTGCAAGCAGGCCTGCACCTCCGAGGAGTACGCCGCCGAATCCGCCGCCGTAAAGAAGTTCTTCGACAGCCGCGGCGAGAGCATGATCATCTCCATCGGCCTCGAACGCGAAGAAGCTTCCTCGGCGATGCAGTTCGAAAAAGCTGCCGCGCTGCACGCGCAATGGCAAAAGGTAAAAGCTGCCCAGGCACTTGCCGACTGGATCGTGCGCCCCATCCCGAAGTTGAAAGCCATCATCGTACAAACGGCAGGAGATCAGCAGCAAGATGCTGAGCAGGAGCACAAAGAAGAGGCGGCCCTGTTCCTGCTCGACGGAGGCTGCATCGTTGGACCCGAACGCCTCTCCACCCTCGGCGTTCGCGCCGTTCGCGAGCAGACCAGCGTCGGCAGCTCTCTCTTCGCACAACCACTTATGTTGCAAGCTGTCCCGCTCGAAGGCGAATCGACCGCCTCCAACTCTCCCGAACACCGCGCCGAGCACATCCTCTCTCTGCTCGAAAAGAGAACCCACTCCTCCAGTGATCTCGCCCTACTGAGCGACCACCTCTCGCTGCTCCGCCGCTGGTACTACCGGCCAGAAAAGCAACGTAATGGTGAGATCTTCTTTCCCAATGACGATGGCGCCTGGCCCATCCGCAAGATCCTTCGCGGCGCAGCGCGCATGGTCCTTGGCGAGCCCAAACCCATGGCTGAAACCCAACGCGACGCTACTAAGGAAGCTGCGAAAGACATCAAAACGAAGATTCTCCACGAAGGCCGTCCCGACGTAGAAAGAACCGTCCCCGTGGTGCCAAGAAAGCCGTAG
- a CDS encoding linear amide C-N hydrolase: MPKRNVLRGVFLLAAFGLQAAMSAHWADACTRAVYLGSDDNVITARSMDWAVDVGTDLWIFPRGMQRNGEAGPHSLAWTSKYGSVIASGYDISTTDGMNEKGLVANMLWLVESEYPKPDGSKPGLAISVWTQYVLDNFATVQEAVDTLNTEPFVLVTAAVPGQERLATLHLAISDASGDSAIIEYIGGKQIIHHDRKYQVMTNSPTFDKQLAMEEYWRGIGGTVMLPGTNRAADRFARASFYINAIPKDQSPDLTVASVFSVIRNVSVPYGITTPDQPNISSTRWRTVSDQKRKIYFFESAITPNTFWINFKDVDFSAETGKVMKLDLGKNQSHIYSGNAVKDFQVAKPFKFLGLS; this comes from the coding sequence ATGCCGAAACGAAATGTTTTGCGTGGTGTTTTTCTTCTGGCCGCTTTCGGATTGCAAGCTGCGATGAGTGCCCACTGGGCGGATGCGTGTACGCGCGCTGTTTATCTTGGCTCGGACGACAACGTGATCACCGCGCGATCGATGGACTGGGCGGTGGATGTTGGGACCGATCTCTGGATCTTTCCGCGGGGCATGCAGCGGAATGGGGAGGCGGGGCCTCATTCGCTTGCGTGGACGTCGAAGTATGGCAGCGTCATCGCGAGCGGGTACGACATTTCGACGACCGATGGGATGAATGAAAAGGGACTCGTCGCGAATATGCTTTGGCTGGTGGAGTCAGAGTACCCGAAGCCTGATGGAAGCAAGCCGGGGCTCGCGATTTCGGTGTGGACGCAGTATGTGCTGGATAACTTTGCTACGGTTCAAGAGGCGGTCGATACCTTGAATACAGAGCCGTTCGTCCTGGTGACGGCGGCGGTGCCGGGACAGGAGCGGCTGGCGACGCTTCACCTCGCGATCTCGGATGCAAGCGGAGACAGCGCCATTATTGAATACATTGGCGGCAAGCAGATCATTCATCATGACCGCAAATATCAGGTGATGACGAACTCGCCCACGTTCGACAAGCAGCTTGCAATGGAAGAGTACTGGAGGGGGATCGGAGGCACGGTCATGCTGCCGGGGACAAATCGCGCTGCGGACCGGTTCGCCCGGGCATCGTTTTATATCAATGCAATTCCCAAAGACCAGAGTCCTGACCTGACGGTGGCGAGTGTGTTTAGCGTGATCCGTAATGTGTCGGTGCCTTATGGAATCACGACGCCGGATCAGCCGAATATCTCCTCGACGCGATGGCGGACGGTTTCGGATCAGAAGAGAAAGATTTATTTCTTCGAGTCCGCTATTACGCCGAATACGTTTTGGATCAACTTCAAGGATGTCGATTTTTCTGCCGAGACGGGAAAGGTGATGAAGCTGGATCTGGGTAAGAACCAGAGTCATATCTACTCGGGCAACGCGGTGAAGGACTTTCAAGTTGCGAAGCCGTTCAAATTTCTTGGCCTGAGCTAA
- the rpe gene encoding ribulose-phosphate 3-epimerase produces the protein MIELAASILAADFAHLADEVALVERGGATILHVDIMDGHFVPNITFGPPVVKALRPITKLPLDCHLMVENPDDFIQDFAEAGADMMSVHQEVCRHLHRTLQQIVHHGMLPAVVLNPATLVDTLVEVLPMLHHVLVMSVNPGFGGQKFLPLALDKIAHLVELRDEMGLNFRIEVDGGVAHDTVAQVVEAGADMLVAGSAIFSPGKTEQNAVEFLKLARAAGSVPVA, from the coding sequence GTGATCGAACTGGCAGCATCCATCCTCGCAGCGGACTTTGCCCACCTCGCCGACGAAGTCGCCCTGGTCGAACGCGGCGGCGCCACCATCCTCCACGTCGACATCATGGACGGTCACTTCGTCCCCAACATCACCTTCGGCCCGCCCGTCGTCAAGGCCCTGCGCCCCATCACCAAGCTCCCGCTCGACTGTCACCTGATGGTCGAAAATCCCGACGATTTCATCCAGGACTTCGCCGAAGCCGGCGCCGACATGATGAGCGTCCATCAGGAGGTCTGCCGCCACCTCCATCGCACGCTCCAGCAGATTGTCCACCACGGCATGCTCCCCGCCGTCGTCCTCAACCCGGCAACCCTGGTCGACACGCTGGTCGAAGTCCTTCCGATGCTGCACCATGTGCTGGTCATGAGCGTCAATCCCGGCTTCGGCGGCCAAAAGTTCCTGCCGCTGGCGCTCGACAAGATCGCCCACCTCGTCGAGCTCCGCGATGAGATGGGTCTGAACTTTCGTATCGAGGTCGACGGTGGTGTTGCTCACGATACCGTCGCCCAGGTCGTCGAAGCAGGAGCCGACATGCTCGTCGCCGGCTCGGCCATCTTCAGTCCCGGAAAAACTGAGCAGAACGCCGTGGAATTCCTAAAACTGGCCCGCGCGGCCGGTTCGGTACCAGTGGCATAA
- a CDS encoding outer membrane protein assembly factor BamD: MNKRSFFPNLRASALAGVAVAGLLTGSIAAMAQVTGSSQTTTDANGQQHESATITATTPDKKDKVVQSKDTKKELRKEKSVKPADMPDQKLPDKVLYDKAIDATKRGHFDVARLDLQTLLNTYPDSQYQMKAKLAIGDSWYREGGTAALTQAEQEYKDFITFFPNAPEAAEAQMRVGDIYFRQMDKPDRDYAKAVHAEEEYRLMLQQFPESTLVPQAKQRLREVQEVMATREANIAAFYATHNNYPASIARYQTVVDTYPQFSHMDDVLVGLGDAYEAEARYVRAMKLPEAGKARLEKIYDDQAIAAYSKVVLEHSASPHVEDARDRLDAMNVKIPQPTPEQIAASVALENSRRQYRLQDRARLLVLHQPDVVMAARDGEPTLADPTPTIAPHIVNQIKSDFTDSLNPNAPAAGAALATKPAATTADAGAPAEGSAPAAPTAPAAPLALSDVPAAADGAASGASATTSISGAAPTPPASSGNSIGGVEILNSGASGTTVPADGGLKAVGPANSTPLPEVEKAGAAPDAVNDIKPGTQPAAQTGNANGKNKKPEFDKSDESDSKHKKKKGLNKLNPF; this comes from the coding sequence ATGAACAAGCGTTCCTTCTTTCCAAACCTAAGGGCCAGCGCGTTGGCCGGAGTGGCAGTTGCCGGTCTGTTGACCGGTTCGATTGCAGCCATGGCGCAGGTGACCGGTTCGTCGCAGACGACAACCGATGCCAACGGCCAGCAGCACGAGAGCGCGACCATCACCGCGACAACACCTGACAAGAAAGACAAGGTCGTCCAGTCTAAGGACACCAAGAAAGAGCTGCGCAAAGAGAAGTCGGTGAAGCCGGCCGATATGCCGGACCAAAAGCTTCCCGACAAGGTGCTTTACGACAAGGCCATCGATGCGACCAAGCGCGGCCACTTCGACGTTGCCCGCCTCGACCTGCAGACCCTGCTCAACACCTATCCCGACTCGCAGTATCAGATGAAGGCCAAGCTCGCTATCGGCGACAGCTGGTATCGAGAGGGCGGCACCGCAGCCCTCACCCAGGCCGAACAGGAATACAAAGACTTCATCACCTTCTTCCCCAACGCCCCCGAGGCTGCCGAAGCCCAGATGCGCGTCGGTGACATCTACTTCCGTCAGATGGACAAGCCAGATCGCGACTACGCGAAGGCCGTTCACGCCGAAGAAGAGTACCGCCTGATGCTGCAGCAGTTTCCTGAGTCGACGCTGGTGCCGCAGGCCAAGCAGAGGTTGCGCGAGGTCCAGGAGGTCATGGCAACTCGCGAGGCAAACATCGCTGCCTTCTACGCGACCCACAATAACTACCCTGCGAGCATCGCCCGCTATCAGACAGTCGTCGACACCTATCCGCAGTTCAGCCACATGGACGACGTCCTGGTCGGTCTCGGCGATGCGTACGAGGCCGAAGCGCGCTACGTCCGCGCCATGAAGTTGCCCGAAGCGGGCAAAGCAAGACTTGAAAAGATCTATGACGATCAGGCCATCGCCGCATACAGCAAGGTTGTTCTGGAGCACTCGGCCTCGCCCCACGTCGAAGATGCGCGGGACCGGCTCGACGCGATGAACGTGAAGATTCCGCAGCCCACTCCCGAACAGATCGCCGCCAGCGTCGCGCTTGAAAACAGCCGCCGGCAGTATCGTCTGCAGGATCGGGCACGGCTGCTGGTCCTCCACCAGCCTGACGTTGTCATGGCAGCCCGTGACGGCGAACCGACCCTGGCTGATCCCACTCCGACAATCGCGCCGCACATCGTGAACCAGATCAAGTCGGACTTCACCGACTCGCTGAATCCCAATGCGCCTGCCGCCGGAGCCGCCCTCGCCACGAAGCCCGCCGCGACAACCGCAGACGCCGGTGCTCCGGCAGAAGGCTCTGCGCCGGCAGCCCCGACCGCACCCGCCGCACCTCTTGCACTCTCCGACGTTCCGGCTGCAGCAGACGGAGCTGCGAGTGGAGCATCCGCGACGACCTCCATCTCGGGTGCCGCGCCCACGCCACCAGCCTCTTCCGGGAACAGCATCGGCGGAGTCGAGATTCTCAACTCGGGCGCCTCCGGAACCACCGTTCCTGCCGATGGCGGCCTGAAGGCAGTTGGACCCGCGAACTCAACGCCGCTTCCCGAGGTTGAGAAGGCCGGAGCAGCCCCCGACGCCGTCAACGATATCAAGCCCGGAACCCAGCCCGCTGCACAGACCGGCAACGCCAACGGAAAGAACAAGAAGCCGGAGTTCGACAAGAGCGACGAGTCCGACAGCAAGCACAAGAAGAAGAAGGGGCTCAACAAGCTGAACCCGTTCTAA
- a CDS encoding valine--tRNA ligase: protein MSQELPKAYDPSVIEQRWAEYWVREHLFDVPTPETTHDTQKKFTILLPPPNVTGRLHMGHMLNQAEMDILTRWNRMRGETSLWVPGTDHAGIATQMMVERQLKEEGKTRQELGRNAFVEKVWSWRELYGGAILDQMKRLGASVDWAREYFTMDDKLSPAVKEAFVRLYEQGLIYRGAYIVNWDPVAQTAVSDLEVEHEERLGKLYHIRYPLADGSGSIVIATTRPETMLGDVAVAVNPTDERYLALQGKLVRLPLSGVNGQPDRKIPILADDWAKPEFGTGAVKVTPAHDANDFAIGQRHNLPNLTILDETAHVLLPGSPYHGLDRYAAREKIVADLEAQGLLVEIKEHTNAVGLSQRTGVVIEPRLSQQWFIKIQPLADKAIEAVDKGYIKFTPDQYRKTYDEWMKNIHDWCVSRQLWWGHRIPAWHCKACAAITVSRETPTHCATCNSTDITQETDVLDTWFSSGLLPFTVFGWPNPNPDTGMPDLTPDLAAFYPTQLLVTGFDILFFWVARMIMLGTHFMLDVPMPDGSKRELKDAVPFREVYIHGLVRDANREKMSKTKGNVINPIDIIERFGTDAVRFTLASMASPGTDIAFSEARTEGYRAFANKIWNAARFLFMNVDRAREAGYNMTMRESGIVPSLPDDTPLETRWIFSRLSAVSTEVDRALADYRFDEAANAIYQFFWGEFCDWYLELAKLRLDFTEGAEKNATTALTLASLVGVFESALRLLSPFMPFLTEEIWHALYEGKPPAKSIALTRYPQATDFPADPIAESAMKTLQELIVTIRGLRKELGVPEKEATPITIHAGNRVLALADANADVLAKMARVQAVEFANESLTGSNARSTAEFDVAVIYERQIDVAAERERLTKDLAKYEKGLASADKQLTNETFMSKAPAHIVDGLRKQHAETKILYDKTKSALDTLPPG from the coding sequence ATGAGCCAGGAACTTCCAAAAGCATACGATCCGTCCGTTATCGAACAACGGTGGGCCGAGTATTGGGTCCGAGAACACCTGTTTGACGTTCCGACTCCCGAAACTACGCACGACACGCAGAAGAAGTTCACCATTCTTTTGCCGCCTCCCAACGTCACCGGCCGCCTGCACATGGGACACATGCTTAATCAGGCGGAGATGGACATTCTCACCCGCTGGAATCGCATGCGCGGCGAGACATCCCTCTGGGTCCCCGGCACCGACCACGCCGGCATCGCCACCCAGATGATGGTCGAGCGTCAGCTTAAAGAAGAAGGAAAGACCCGTCAGGAACTTGGCCGCAACGCCTTCGTTGAAAAGGTGTGGTCCTGGCGCGAACTCTACGGCGGAGCCATCCTCGATCAGATGAAGCGCCTGGGCGCCTCGGTCGACTGGGCCCGCGAATATTTCACGATGGACGACAAACTCTCGCCCGCCGTGAAAGAAGCCTTCGTCCGTCTCTACGAGCAGGGCCTGATCTATCGCGGAGCCTACATCGTCAACTGGGACCCCGTCGCCCAGACCGCCGTCTCCGATCTCGAAGTTGAACACGAGGAGCGCCTCGGCAAGCTCTACCACATCCGCTATCCGCTCGCGGACGGAAGTGGTTCCATCGTCATCGCCACCACGCGCCCCGAGACCATGCTCGGTGACGTAGCCGTAGCCGTGAACCCCACCGACGAACGCTACCTCGCACTGCAAGGCAAACTTGTTCGCCTACCGCTAAGCGGCGTCAACGGCCAGCCCGACCGCAAGATCCCCATCCTCGCCGACGACTGGGCCAAGCCCGAGTTCGGTACAGGCGCAGTAAAAGTCACGCCCGCTCACGACGCGAACGACTTCGCCATCGGCCAACGCCACAACCTGCCCAACCTCACCATCCTCGACGAGACCGCGCACGTCCTCCTCCCTGGCTCGCCCTATCACGGCCTCGACCGCTACGCCGCGCGTGAAAAGATCGTCGCCGACCTCGAAGCTCAGGGCCTGCTCGTCGAAATCAAGGAGCACACCAACGCCGTCGGCCTCTCGCAGCGCACCGGCGTCGTCATCGAACCGCGCCTCTCGCAACAGTGGTTCATCAAGATCCAGCCACTCGCCGACAAAGCCATCGAAGCCGTCGACAAGGGCTACATCAAGTTCACGCCAGACCAGTACCGCAAGACCTACGACGAGTGGATGAAGAACATCCACGACTGGTGCGTCTCGCGCCAGCTCTGGTGGGGCCATCGCATCCCCGCATGGCACTGCAAAGCCTGCGCCGCCATTACCGTATCGCGCGAAACCCCAACCCACTGCGCCACCTGCAACTCCACCGACATCACGCAGGAGACCGACGTCCTCGACACCTGGTTCTCCTCCGGCCTGCTTCCCTTCACCGTCTTCGGCTGGCCCAATCCGAACCCAGACACCGGAATGCCGGATCTCACGCCTGACCTCGCAGCCTTTTACCCAACACAGCTCCTCGTCACCGGCTTTGACATCCTCTTCTTCTGGGTCGCCCGCATGATCATGCTCGGCACTCACTTCATGCTCGACGTCCCCATGCCCGACGGCAGCAAGCGCGAGTTGAAAGACGCAGTCCCCTTCCGCGAGGTCTACATCCACGGCCTCGTCCGCGACGCCAACCGCGAGAAGATGTCCAAGACCAAGGGCAACGTCATCAACCCCATCGACATCATCGAGCGCTTCGGCACCGACGCCGTCCGCTTCACCCTCGCCAGTATGGCCTCGCCCGGCACCGACATCGCCTTCAGCGAAGCCCGCACTGAAGGCTACCGCGCCTTCGCCAACAAGATCTGGAACGCAGCGCGCTTCCTCTTCATGAACGTCGACCGCGCCCGCGAGGCCGGCTACAACATGACCATGCGCGAGAGCGGCATCGTCCCATCGCTGCCCGACGACACTCCTCTCGAAACTCGCTGGATCTTCTCGCGCCTGTCGGCCGTCTCCACCGAAGTAGACCGCGCCCTCGCAGACTATCGCTTCGACGAAGCCGCCAACGCCATCTATCAATTCTTCTGGGGCGAGTTCTGCGACTGGTACCTCGAGCTCGCCAAACTCCGTCTCGACTTCACCGAGGGCGCAGAGAAAAACGCAACCACCGCACTCACCCTCGCCTCACTGGTAGGCGTCTTCGAGAGCGCCCTGCGCCTCCTCAGTCCGTTCATGCCCTTCCTCACCGAAGAGATCTGGCATGCACTCTACGAGGGCAAGCCTCCCGCCAAATCCATCGCGCTCACACGCTACCCGCAAGCCACCGACTTCCCCGCCGACCCAATCGCCGAGAGCGCGATGAAAACCTTGCAAGAGCTCATCGTCACCATACGCGGCCTGCGCAAAGAACTAGGCGTCCCCGAAAAAGAAGCCACCCCGATCACCATTCACGCAGGCAATCGCGTCCTCGCGCTCGCTGACGCTAACGCCGACGTCCTCGCGAAGATGGCCCGTGTCCAGGCCGTCGAGTTCGCAAACGAATCGCTCACCGGCTCGAACGCCCGCTCCACCGCGGAGTTCGACGTAGCCGTCATCTACGAGCGCCAGATCGACGTAGCCGCCGAACGCGAGCGCCTCACGAAAGACCTCGCCAAGTACGAAAAGGGCCTCGCCTCCGCCGACAAGCAACTCACCAACGAAACCTTTATGTCGAAGGCCCCCGCCCACATCGTCGACGGCCTGCGCAAACAACACGCCGAAACCAAGATCCTCTACGACAAAACCAAATCCGCGCTGGACACTCTGCCACCCGGCTAG
- a CDS encoding M56 family metallopeptidase, translating to MSAPEGWVLGYLLNSLWQVPVIVAAGWIAARMARRIGPELEHRVWVIALLLQVVLPACRLRPGSLIHEIVGLILRGSVGDGGEVRVVVGAGVTSGLSMAWLSNEVLVVVVIYGCSVLYFAARLGWRMVRTWQMERQAKAVMLTGDALQRWERCGRAFGRTAPRVAESDAIGGPVTVGVRSDVMLVPPGFLENIATEDVDVVMAHEFAHMRRRDFLKNLMYEVLSLPVAYHPALWLTRARIAESREMVCDAMAAEAVAGSERYARSLLRLAALLVRGAPDKTLHAIGIFDANSFERRVMRLSEGRVEMRGARRFAMAAACGIVGLATCLSALGLRLEVPAPATAVVAQDAGPARLTIPVQKWDAVYKRPPVYPQEAKAKKDTLNGPVVLDIVVDEAGVPSDVRVKKGLRSDYDESALAAVKEWRWNPYLVNGRPVTVNTTVTVNYFLSK from the coding sequence ATGAGCGCTCCTGAGGGATGGGTGTTGGGTTACCTGTTGAACTCCTTGTGGCAGGTACCGGTGATCGTCGCAGCGGGCTGGATTGCAGCGCGAATGGCGCGACGGATTGGGCCGGAGTTAGAGCATCGGGTGTGGGTGATCGCTTTGTTGCTGCAAGTGGTATTGCCTGCGTGCCGGTTACGCCCAGGCAGCTTGATTCACGAGATCGTTGGGTTGATTCTGAGAGGCTCGGTCGGGGATGGCGGAGAGGTACGGGTTGTCGTTGGTGCCGGCGTGACGAGTGGCTTAAGCATGGCGTGGCTTTCGAATGAGGTGCTGGTTGTTGTGGTGATCTACGGGTGCAGCGTGCTGTACTTTGCGGCACGGCTGGGATGGAGGATGGTCAGGACCTGGCAGATGGAGCGGCAGGCGAAGGCTGTCATGCTGACTGGCGATGCGTTGCAGCGGTGGGAGCGATGCGGGCGGGCTTTCGGTCGCACGGCGCCGCGAGTGGCGGAGTCGGACGCGATCGGAGGGCCGGTGACGGTTGGCGTTCGGAGCGATGTGATGCTGGTGCCGCCTGGATTTCTAGAAAACATTGCTACGGAAGATGTGGACGTTGTGATGGCGCATGAGTTTGCGCATATGCGGAGACGGGACTTTTTGAAGAACCTGATGTACGAAGTGTTGTCGCTGCCGGTGGCTTATCATCCGGCACTTTGGTTGACGCGAGCGCGGATTGCGGAGAGCAGGGAGATGGTTTGCGATGCGATGGCGGCTGAGGCTGTCGCGGGGAGTGAGAGATACGCACGATCGCTGCTGCGGCTGGCGGCGCTGCTGGTGAGGGGCGCGCCGGACAAGACACTACACGCCATCGGAATCTTCGATGCCAACAGCTTTGAGAGGAGAGTTATGCGACTGAGCGAAGGACGTGTGGAGATGCGTGGAGCGCGGAGGTTTGCTATGGCTGCGGCTTGCGGGATAGTGGGGCTGGCAACTTGTCTTTCGGCTTTGGGGTTACGGCTGGAGGTGCCTGCGCCCGCGACCGCGGTAGTGGCCCAGGATGCGGGTCCGGCGAGGCTGACGATTCCTGTGCAAAAGTGGGATGCTGTCTATAAGCGGCCTCCGGTGTATCCGCAGGAGGCGAAGGCGAAGAAGGACACGCTCAACGGTCCGGTGGTTCTGGACATCGTTGTGGACGAGGCTGGAGTGCCGAGTGATGTGCGTGTGAAGAAGGGGCTGCGATCTGACTATGATGAGAGCGCGCTGGCGGCGGTAAAGGAGTGGCGCTGGAATCCGTATCTCGTCAACGGAAGGCCCGTGACGGTGAATACGACTGTGACGGTTAACTATTTTCTTAGTAAGTAG
- a CDS encoding BlaI/MecI/CopY family transcriptional regulator, whose amino-acid sequence MGRGKKDTLTKLELQIMQAIWRLGTGNVSAVQESLKQRLAYTTVQTMLNILEKKGKLKRTLVGRSYEYSATVSEAAASGHAVRDLVDRMFGGSSEELVMSLIKSKQIDAKQIARLSKMLDKKGGEG is encoded by the coding sequence ATGGGGCGAGGCAAGAAGGACACGCTGACAAAACTGGAGCTGCAGATCATGCAGGCGATCTGGCGGCTGGGGACCGGCAACGTAAGCGCGGTGCAGGAGAGTTTGAAGCAGCGGCTGGCCTACACCACGGTGCAGACGATGCTAAATATCCTTGAGAAGAAGGGAAAGTTGAAGCGCACTCTCGTGGGGCGGTCGTACGAGTACAGCGCGACAGTGAGCGAAGCGGCGGCGTCGGGTCATGCGGTGCGGGATCTGGTGGATCGGATGTTCGGAGGGTCCAGCGAGGAGTTGGTCATGAGTCTGATTAAAAGCAAACAGATCGATGCGAAGCAGATTGCACGGCTGAGCAAGATGCTGGACAAGAAAGGAGGCGAGGGATGA
- a CDS encoding LIC_13387 family protein, with amino-acid sequence MRATAWFRAAAVVMLLFAVGHTYGFLVFRPETTEGRAVWDAMNKVRFSVGSTTFSYGGFYIGFGLFISAFQLFSIWLAWTLGSMARAGEMAARRIAWGMFVLQCFGTVLSLRYFSLGPVVLSAIAAFCFLMGALSVRRSAG; translated from the coding sequence ATGAGGGCGACAGCGTGGTTTCGTGCTGCGGCTGTGGTGATGCTGCTGTTTGCAGTTGGCCATACTTACGGTTTTCTGGTCTTCCGTCCGGAGACGACGGAGGGCCGTGCCGTGTGGGACGCGATGAACAAGGTGCGCTTCTCCGTGGGCAGCACAACGTTTAGCTATGGCGGTTTTTATATTGGCTTCGGGCTGTTCATCTCGGCATTTCAGCTTTTTAGTATCTGGCTGGCGTGGACGCTGGGGTCGATGGCGCGGGCGGGGGAGATGGCAGCGCGTAGGATTGCCTGGGGAATGTTCGTGCTGCAGTGCTTTGGGACTGTGCTCTCGTTACGGTACTTTTCTCTTGGACCTGTGGTACTGTCGGCGATCGCGGCGTTTTGCTTTTTGATGGGCGCGCTTTCTGTGCGGAGGAGTGCCGGATGA
- a CDS encoding SRPBCC family protein codes for MPERQLMVDEATLLADSQELAPVRKSIRVKADVARAFRVFTEEMDSWWPRTHHIGSSPMKRVVVEGRPMGAIYTEQEDGTNCPWGSVLTWEPPHLFVMAWQIKPDWQYEQDLSKCSEVEVRFTPADDGTTLVELEHRHMERHGAGWSKMHEQVNSGWVGVMELFAAKADAGI; via the coding sequence ATGCCGGAGAGACAACTGATGGTGGATGAAGCGACGTTGCTGGCAGACTCGCAGGAGTTGGCGCCGGTGCGGAAGAGTATTCGCGTCAAGGCCGATGTTGCGCGCGCGTTTCGTGTGTTTACCGAAGAGATGGACAGTTGGTGGCCGCGGACGCACCACATTGGCAGCTCGCCGATGAAGCGCGTTGTGGTGGAGGGCAGGCCGATGGGCGCGATCTATACCGAACAGGAGGATGGGACGAACTGTCCGTGGGGTTCGGTGCTGACGTGGGAGCCGCCGCACCTGTTTGTGATGGCTTGGCAGATAAAGCCGGACTGGCAGTATGAGCAGGACTTGAGTAAGTGCAGTGAGGTGGAGGTGCGGTTTACTCCGGCCGATGATGGCACTACGCTGGTCGAGTTGGAGCATCGCCACATGGAGCGACACGGTGCGGGCTGGTCGAAGATGCACGAGCAGGTGAACTCTGGTTGGGTCGGCGTGATGGAGTTGTTTGCGGCGAAGGCGGATGCGGGGATATGA
- a CDS encoding ArsR/SmtB family transcription factor: MNTYQERQFDALGDVTRRALLERLRRGPLPVGELARGLPVSRPAVSQHLRVLKEAKLVRDEASGTRRYYSLDPNGFAMLRKYLDNFWGEALEAFQAKVEEK, from the coding sequence GTGAATACTTACCAAGAACGTCAATTCGATGCGCTTGGAGATGTAACGCGACGCGCTCTGCTGGAACGGCTTCGCCGTGGACCGCTGCCGGTAGGGGAGTTGGCGCGGGGTCTTCCGGTAAGCCGGCCAGCGGTCTCGCAGCATCTTCGGGTTTTGAAGGAGGCGAAGCTTGTGCGGGATGAGGCGTCAGGAACGCGGCGGTACTACAGTTTGGATCCGAACGGCTTTGCGATGTTGCGAAAGTATCTGGACAACTTCTGGGGTGAGGCCCTGGAAGCATTTCAAGCGAAGGTAGAGGAGAAATGA